The following proteins are co-located in the Phaeodactylum tricornutum CCAP 1055/1 chromosome 2, whole genome shotgun sequence genome:
- a CDS encoding predicted protein — MSSPRTPASLRSSHNVWYPRFRERSTLPHGHGPRPTKATLPASSTLQTTSPSSQKPRTLRSLHRHNSPTMTTSITTTTATTTTLPPHPPVRRVVNSSLRDGKPPRVSPTSPAWMSDSTGGAPRPPLVATLNNKGVEFLQRQQYEQAHQSFSKALLLLQQQQSPPLAPTRHKKPKATEERHSSPELELGLSLQCSLEPLVLPDTSSSPRRVQTTATAIKHRAEYDEGMGVFQAPLQLGQSSYSDDTNSNEHPRGTRNEPATILFNLARVYHQQDHLDQALGCYRRALVSLHDDSHHNDIYLTLAILFGIGHIQYMRGDHADSLQTYRTSLRLARTLGKESVPVAACLNCIGVLHYVMHDGDVPTALESLQTSIRIRTSQLGKLHADVGTTWNNLGRVYFQQGRYGPAMKAYRQSLAIRRSAHGDSVDVAATLFNIGQCYHQEGHKDKALRHYQEFLKLATHYFGKAHRDICIVTTCIGQVLHEQKEFNKALKAFRQALRVGRAALGTVHAEIAITLNKLGNLHYETGDLDGALKAYHQGLRVELAVLEPGNPNVCVTYTNIAEIHKQRGEFAQALTHYDKVLRLQRRHSCDPLEIANTLSSIGYVRHQKGDYQRAMDVNQECLRIRREIKGDVDEEVASTLTHIALVLLKLESHDMALQVLSEAYRIRSLLSNGRSSGANTEAKPTRDIAFTLYNIALIHHQQGSHEQALQFYLETARVEKAALGEAHRDLSITAYNIAQVYYQRGDMDLAVDYFTEALRIERLCFGPDHVTCARTLNEIGNIELQRGNLDAMLGCYTQALRIYRHHHGAVGDEHLVIYGRSLWRFEVVQPAAAGMA; from the coding sequence ATGAGTTCTCCCCGCACTCCGGCAAGCTTGCGTTCGTCGCACAACGTCTGGTATCCGCGTTTCCGCGAACGCTCGACCCTTCCCCACGGGCACGGTCCCCGTCCTACCAAAGCGACTCTTCCCGCATCGTCCACACTCCAAACCACGTCGCCGTCTTCACAGAAACCCCGGACCCTGCGATCCCTACACCGCCACAACAGTCCAACGATGACTACCTCCATCACAACAACGACTGCCACGACGACTACGCTTCCCCCTCACCCTCCCGTGCGTCGCGTGGTGAACTCCTCCTTGCGTGACGGCAAGCCTCCCCGCGTGTCCCCCACGTCCCCTGCCTGGATGTCCGACTCCACGGGGGGCGCCCCGCGACCCCCACTCGTCGCCACACTCAACAACAAGGGCGTCGAGTTTCTACAAAGACAACAGTACGAACAGGCACACCAGAGTTTCTCCAAAGCCCTCCTcttgctgcaacaacaacagtcaCCGCCGCTTGCTCCCACGCGCCACAAGAAACCCAAGGCTACCGAGGAAAGGCACTCCTCGCCGGAACTTGAACTCGGGTTGTCTCTGCAATGTTCCCTGGAACCGCTCGTCTTGCCCGACACTTCCTCGTCGCCTCGACGAGTCCAAACCACCGCCACGGCAATCAAGCACCGTGCCGAATACGACGAAGGGATGGGCGTCTTTCAGGCACCCTTACAACTCGGGCAGTCCTCGTACTCCGACGACACGAACAGTAATGAGCACCCGCGGGGAACACGCAACGAACCCGCCACCATTCTCTTTAATCTCGCTCGTGTATATCATCAGCAGGATCATCTCGATCAAGCTCTCGGATGTTACCGACGCGCCTTGGTATCGCTGCACGACGACAGTCATCACAACGATATCTACCTGACTTTGGCGATTCTGTTTGGCATTGGACACATCCAATACATGCGTGGCGATCACGCGGATTCGTTACAGACCTACCGTACCAGTCTGCGTTTGGCCCGTACGCTGGGCAAGGAGAGTGTACCCGTCGCGGCCTGTCTCAACTGCATCGGCGTTCTCCACTACGTTATGCACGATGGTGACGTCCCCACGGCTCTGGAAAGCCTGCAAACATCCATACGGATACGCACCAGCCAACTGGGGAAATTACACGCCGACGTGGGGACGACGTGGAACAACCTCGGACGCGTATACTTTCAACAAGGCCGTTACGGCCCGGCCATGAAGGCCTACCGTCAATCGCTCGCGATTCGACGCTCCGCCCACGGAGATTCCGTCGATGTCGCCGCAACATTGTTCAATATCGGACAATGCTACCATCAAGAAGGACACAAGGACAAGGCCTTGCGGCATTATCAAGAATTCCTCAAACTCGCCACGCACTATTTTGGAAAGGCGCACCGCGATATCTGTATCGTGACGACCTGTATCGGACAGGTCCTCCACGAACAAAAGGAATTCAACAAGGCCCTCAAGGCCTTTCGACAAGCCCTACGCGTGGGACGGGCCGCCCTTGGTACCGTGCACGCCGAAATCGCCATTACCTTGAATAAACTAGGCAACCTGCACTACGAAACGGGAGACCTGGACGGCGCACTCAAAGCCTACCATCAAGGGCTGCGGGTGGAGCTGGCTGTCCTCGAACCTGGCAATCCCAATGTATGCGTCACGTACACTAACATTGCCGAAATTCACAAACAACGAGGCGAATTCGCCCAAGCCTTGACGCATTACGACAAGGTACTGCGGTTGCAACGTCGCCACTCCTGTGATCCACTCGAAATTGCCAATACGCTGAGTAGTATTGGCTACGTACGGCATCAAAAGGGAGACTACCAACGTGCCATGGACGTGAATCAGGAGTGTTTGCGAATTCGGCGGGAAATCAAGGGGgatgtcgacgaagaagtggCGTCCACGTTGACTCACATTGCCTTGGTCTTGCTTAAGCTAGAATCACACGACATGGCTCTCCAAGTCTTGTCGGAAGCCTACCGCATTCGCTCCTTGCTGAGCAATGGACGGTCGTCGGGCGCCAATACCGAGGCCAAACCCACGCGGGACATTGCCTTTACGCTGTACAATATTGCACTCATTCATCACCAACAAGGTTCACACGAACAGGCTCTCCAATTTTATCTGGAGACGGCGCGGGTTGAAAAGGCCGCGCTCGGTGAAGCGCACAGGGACTTGTCTATTACGGCCTACAACATTGCGCAAGTCTACTACCAACGTGGCGACATGGATTTAGCCGTCGACTACTTTACCGAAGCCTTGCGAATTGAGAGGCTTTGTTTTGGACCGGATCATGTAACGTGCGCCCGGACCTTGAACGAAATTGGTAACATTGAACTGCAAAGGGGTAATTTGGACGCCATGCTGGGGTGCTACACGCAAGCATTGCGGATATATCGACACCACCACGGGGCGGTCGGTGACGAGCACTTGGTGATCTACGGACGGTCCTTGTGGAGATTTGAAGTGGTCCAACCCGCGGCGGCCGGGATGGCCTAA
- a CDS encoding predicted protein, producing METFRRTFKTTSYPARNMLSNSSSALFRRSRRAGIDGADCGVVPSEDEENQFHSSRKEGNAQCPRKPSYTILWNWRWRVSAKRRVARIITVVCVFILQLCFLIIAERRVVVFGTLDLSPVVYHVARRTGLCVWQHEFAFLPAPSLVSSCKCKFDFCTVTHEGGEGTLYRGKCCNSSDGTGDPGEMQRSVLFKSTKISNRRSAWTEADATRTFTATNKSDLLLLDSGLNYLILTELAEYEFLNVRKLMNARQMDFSTVLVLLLKQVGAQLVELHRAGYLHLDVSRLNILQHSYDQSQAAATKTTFQLIDLSGAQPMHQWRRIIHGMYYDMKRFHLPKLPDLACLVADDPDARDFSAQQEYCRVRRIEGSSARLCPGLVDLYPLGILGLDLVLRFLGEESIAKRPTTSFPLSNNTTQGFAWIVEQRQAHVAAWHRLDQRLVQPPMGSYRKALRLIGDVMLISAPTNETANEFAASLCAFSTMSG from the coding sequence ATGGAGACGTTCCGACGCACTTTTAAAACTACGTCCTATCCAGCTCGAAATATGCTATCAAACAGTAGCTCCGCACTTTTTCGACGCTCACGCCGAGCTGGCATTGATGGTGCTGACTGTGGCGTCGTTCCTAGtgaggacgaagaaaatCAGTTTCATTCATCACGGAAGGAAGGGAATGCCCAATGTCCACGAAAGCCTTCCTACACAATCCTCTGGAACTGGCGGTGGCGAGTCAGCGCGAAACGACGAGTCGCCAGGATCATTACAGTGGTCTGCGTTTTCATTCTACAGCTCTGCTTTCTAATTATCGCTGAACGGCGTGTGGTGGTTTTTGGAACGCTCGATCTATCGCCTGTCGTATATCACGTCGCACGTCGCACGGGACTTTGCGTGTGGCAGCACGAGTTTGCCTTCCTACCAGCGCCGTCACTTGTGTCCTCGTGCAAATGCAAGTTCGATTTTTGTACCGTAACGCACGAGGGTGGCGAAGGGACGCTGTATCGGGGCAAGTGCTGCAATTCCAGCGACGGTACAGGTGATCCGGGAGAAATGCAACGCTCAGTCTTGTTCAAGTCCACCAAGATATCGAATCGACGGTCAGCCTGGACCGAAGCAGATGCAACCCGTACCTTTACAGCAACAAACAAATCAGACTTGCTGCTTTTAGATTCTGGCCTGAATTACCTTATTCTGACCGAGTTGGCCGAGTATGAGTTCCTGAATGTACGCAAACTCATGAATGCTAGACAAATGGACTTTTCCACGGTCTTGGTGCTGCTTCTTAAGCAGGTGGGGGCGCAACTAGTAGAATTGCATCGAGCTGGCTATCTTCACTTGGATGTATCCAGACTAAACATTCTCCAGCACAGCTATGACCAGTCGCAGGCAGCCGCTACCAAAACCACCTTCCAATTGATCGACCTCAGTGGCGCTCAACCCATGCACCAATGGCGTCGTATTATCCACGGCATGTACTACGATATGAAGCGCTTTCACCTTCCAAAATTGCCCGATTTGGCCTGTCTCGTGGCGGATGATCCCGATGCCCGTGACTTTTCGGCGCAACAAGAATACTGTCGTGTTCGCAGAATAGAAGGTAGTTCAGCGCGCCTGTGTCCCGGTCTCGTGGACTTGTATCCCCTCGGTATATTAGGGCTTGACTTAGTGCTTCGTTTCCTGGGAGAGGAGAGCATTGCAAAGAGACCAACAACTTCTTTTCCATTGAGTAACAACACAACTCAAGGATTCGCTTGGATCGTAGAACAAAGGCAAGCACACGTTGCGGCTTGGCACCGGTTGGACCAACGGCTAGTCCAGCCACCAATGGGCTCCTACCGGAAGGCACTGCGACTGATTGGAGACGTGATGTTAATTTCTGCTCCCACCAATGAAACCGCTAATGAATTTGCTGCGTCTTTGTGTGCCTTTTCTACAATGTCCGGGTAG
- a CDS encoding predicted protein, with protein sequence MVQGLAFLSKKSWHVKNLANQEKVWVAEQQQQAEAAKTQELAKQIQHEREREELEALTGKKTTLDRGIDWMYQGQNAQSEIAEQDAIKKSEEYLLGKEYVPEGAIKGDLDDGQAMEGVNAVLAAATVADTAGQSSTAYSEQTVAERNEAFRVRHEDPMFAVSTLAYQKTQQHERNKELYEKVVGGVAVDEKRRSKKEKKRKRDREESPGRRSSRKHHRRDRKAHADNEHYDRRRRNDSKEKDHHRRHDRRDGREHSQSHEPRHPRIHRSQRPSPKHHERRDHGGDYSHHRCQYDRSSSVDSRNRSLSRERRGHGRNYRTPEYDYSKSQLNHQEVRSDRLNNDKARDDCEPCPTQYATVSTQTRAVLQKQKGFGLQNAPGRSKSSIMVHPQQLGPNQELLRRKRQEQQEEHRRVKELKSNRRLLTSEEKTKALRDMETAAHRQEATRTSLSKHREKEDPPRLRNAAFLEKLSQQANGMHGEGVNLADRVSRNRNTNQKLHDKFL encoded by the coding sequence ATGGTTCAAGGCTTGGCATTTCTCAGCAAAAAGTCTTGGCATGTGAAGAATTTGGCGAATCAGGAAAAAGTGTGGGTTGCcgagcagcagcaacaggCGGAGGCGGCCAAGACGCAAGAACTGGCCAAGCAAATTCAGCACGAACGCGAACGGGAAGAGCTGGAAGCGCTTACTGGTAAGAAAACAACCCTCGATCGTGGAATCGACTGGATGTACCAGGGGCAAAACGCACAGTCCGAAATTGCAGAACAAGACGCCATCAAAAAGTCGGAAGAGTACTTGCTGGGAAAAGAGTACGTTCCGGAAGGAGCAATCAAGGGCGACCTGGACGATGGCCAAGCCATGGAGGGAGTCAATGCAGTCCTAGCAGCAGCAACGGTAGCCGACACAGCCGGACAATCCTCGACAGCCTACTCAGAGCAAACGGTTGCGGAACGCAACGAAGCCTTTCGGGTCCGACACGAGGATCCCATGTTTGCCGTCTCGACACTCGCGTATCAGAAAACGCAACAGCACGAGCGCAATAAGGAACTCTACGAAAAGGTGGTTGGCGGAGTTGCTGTGGACGAGAAACGTCGTtccaagaaagaaaagaagcggAAACGAGACCGGGAAGAAAGTCCGGGACGGAGGTCTTCACGGAAGCATCACCGCCGTGATCGGAAAGCCCACGCAGACAACGAGCACTACGATCGTCGCCGAAGAAATGACAGTAAGGAAAAGGACCACCACCGTAGACACGATCGTCGAGACGGCCGTGAGCATAGCCAAAGCCACGAACCTCGGCACCCAAGAATTCACCGCAGCCAGAGGCCAAGTCCAAAGCACCATGAACGTCGGGACCACGGCGGTGACTACTCACACCACCGTTGCCAATATGATCGCAGTAGTAGCGTAGATTCCCGTAATCGAAGTTTATCGAGGGAACGGCGAGGGCATGGAAGAAACTATCGAACCCCGGAATATGACTACTCGAAGAGCCAACTGAATCACCAGGAAGTGAGAAGTGATCGcctcaacaacgacaaggcTCGCGACGATTGCGAGCCTTGTCCAACGCAATATGCTACCGTTAGCACGCAAACGAGAGCAGTTCTTCAGAAGCAGAAAGGATTTGGCTTACAAAATGCACCTGGAAGATCAAAGTCTAGTATCATGGTCCACCCCCAGCAGTTGGGCCCCAACCAAGAGCTGCTTCGACGGAAGCGGCAAGAACAGCAAGAAGAGCACCGTCGTGTTAAGGAGCTGAAGTCCAATCGTCGGCTTCTGACAAGTGAAGAGAAGACCAAGGCGTTAAGGGACATGGAAACGGCTGCTCATCGACAAGAAGCCACTCGGACGAGTCTATCGAAGCACAGGGAAAAGGAGGACCCACCCCGGCTTCGAAATGCAGCGTTTCTGGAGAAGTTGTCGCAGCAAGCAAATGGAATGCACGGGGAAGGTGTCAACTTGGCCGACCGCGTTTCACGGAATCGCAACACAAACCAGAAACTGCACGACAAGTTTCTGTAG
- a CDS encoding predicted protein — translation MADPGRLLFSPAALGIRIRFGPSQRDTEWKHLTLGLFPHPTGPTVHFLRLTPQITLEHEWGMTLFYTLFEPTTRTFLVGNSGLVPRNPKHHDLVDCRLLRMGPSAFLPSGSHPARLRPSSLELPGGEWKGKEYAGRGSP, via the exons ATGGCCGATCCGGGACGTCTCCTTTTCAGTCCGGCCGCTCTCGGGATTCGTATCCGGTTCGGCCCTTCTCAACGAGACACGGAGTGGAAACATTTGACACTCGGCCTGTTTCCCCATCCCACCGGACCCACAGTTCACTTTCTACGTCTCACTCCGCAAATTACCTTGGAACACGAATGGGGCATGACGCTCTTTTACACTCTTTTCGAACCCACAACCAGAACTTTCCTAGTTGGGAACTCC GGACTAGTCCCGCGGAATCCCAAACATCACGACTTGGTCGATTGCCGCCTGTTGCGCATGGGACCGTCCGCTTTCCTACCCTCGGGATCGCACCCCGCCCGCCTACGCCCCTCCAGTCTCGAGCTACCAGGAGGCGAATGGAAGGGGAAGGAATATGCGGGACGTGGCTCTCCGTAA
- a CDS encoding predicted protein yields the protein MIRSRDVVAIVAIVLLSRMAWRDPAESSLTVTTFLSFYVPWQEDRGRGAAAPTLLDVDGDGVSEALVTIVQTTTGDVANGNAWTIQILDLKPAANTDQTHLAPFSPKLMYASSSMSMEDTHMSPLMITTGHVLSEAHVEAKPNGSDNPSKQNSGGDRTRHYYCGIDWHEASDKCGKHCPKGQADECPPGEKCYADTPCDASADEQHRSILDEKDMYQTPVGSVPTVFVLWNDGSVSAHSLTGEISAGAKGLELTHLWTRNVYREKNRTLTDWEDTTLNFFNALDAGDAHGKLVFTGYIDFQTPDDDIESAKIAVALDAKTGQTQWEFFVPDDGEVLDDEAPLLLPLKRGSTSPARRRSQIPSLVALHESRGVANCLHAYRRSLLTTGVLPHSYWSNDDATVTAVHFTHQKMPAEAKLKGKDKLKPKMGGGLSKGITIKPKQTLSAKLLPTKKRRRKRLPHFGRPNVLVLHNQHGIHVRSIKNGMSLCHVSLSDDTLYADLNHDGVLDSVQVLVGGHADNLEDSTDDGYKFVSQLVKRVGDLGQEDAKVEIASRNRVRSRLCHAMALSGIPTKEELFSVSLCSNKDDRDESIAGSPPLAIESLNGKGYDLIVALSNGQISRFRGVSGSRVWQISGRRFEDFPTWDDTTLVSIDRIEAEFAQPATRPILIAGENSMALLASRKGTVLATASFPQPSMRKPLLMDFNGDGTTDVMVMTQDAIWGYRVVVKTGTSILFRITVGLLLVAMMMAVLRNRFSPQPGKRSTDA from the coding sequence ATGATTCGGAGCCGTGATGTGGTCGCCATCGTCGCGATCGTTCTGTTGAGTCGCATGGCGTGGCGCGATCCAGCGGAATCTTCCTTGACCGTCACAACCTTTTTATCCTTTTACGTACCGTGGCAAGAAGATCGAGGCCGAGGTGCGGCGGCTCCCACTTTACTGGACGTGGATGGAGATGGAGTCTCGGAAGCGCTGGTGACGATTGTCCAAACCACCACCGGCGATGTCGCGAACGGCAATGCTTGGACGATCCAGATTCTGGATCTCAAGCCGGCGGCGAACACCGACCAAACGCATCTGGCTCCGTTCTCGCCCAAACTCATGTACGCGTCATCTTCCATGTCTATGGAAGATACCCACATGTCTCCCTTAATGATAACGACGGGGCACGTACTTAGTGAAGCACACGTCGAAGCCAAGCCGAATGGTAGCGACAATCCATCCAAGCAAAACAGTGGAGGCGATCGCACTCGCCACTACTACTGCGGGATAGATTGGCACGAAGCCTCGGATAAATGCGGAAAGCATTGTCCGAAAGGCCAAGCGGATGAGTGCCCCCCTGGTGAAAAATGTTACGCCGATACACCCTGTGACGCGTCAGCGGACGAGCAGCATCGCTCGATTCTGGACGAAAAGGACATGTACCAAACCCCGGTCGGATCTGTACCCACTGTATTTGTGCTCTGGAACGACGGTAGTGTGTCGGCACATTCTTTGACAGGAGAAATCAGCGCCGGCGCTAAAGGCCTCGAATTGACGCATTTGTGGACGAGAAACGTGTACCGGGAAAAAAACCGGACCCTGACGGATTGGGAGGATACTACCTTGAACTTCTTCAACGCACTCGATGCCGGCGACGCTCACGGGAAACTTGTGTTTACTGGATACATAGATTTTCAAACTCCGGACGACGATATCGAATCCGCAAAGATTGCGGTTGCTTTGGATGCCAAGACGGGCCAGACGCAATGGGAGTTCTTCGTCCCCGACGATGGAGAAGTTTTGGATGACGAGGCGCCTCTACTTTTACCGCTAAAACGGGGCTCCACCTCCCCCGCCCGCAGACGATCCCAAATTCCTAGCTTGGTCGCATTGCACGAAAGTCGCGGTGTCGCTAATTGCTTACACGCCTATCGCAGATCACTGTTGACCACCGGAGTGCTTCCTCACAGCTACTGGTCCAACGACGATGCGACTGTCACAGCGGTGCACTTCACGCACCAAAAAATGCCGGCAGAAGCCAAATTAAAAGGGAAGGATAAATTGAAGCCAAAGATGGGAGGAGGCTTGAGCAAGGGAATCACCATaaaaccaaaacaaacgcTATCGGCGAAACTGCTGCCGACAAAAAAACGTCGCCGGAAACGTCTCCCTCACTTTGGCCGTCCCAACGTACTGGTATTACATAATCAGCATGGTATACACGTGCGGTCAATCAAGAATGGTATGTCTCTCTGCCACGTTTCCCTCTCGGACGATACCCTCTATGCTGATTTGAACCACGACGGAGTACTGGACAGTGTGCAAGTCCTAGTGGGGGGTCATGCAGATAACCTGGAAGACTCGACAGACGATGGCTACAAGTTTGTATCCCAGCTTGTCAAGCGAGTAGGCGATCTGGGGCAGGAAGACGCCAAAGTCGAAATTGCTTCGAGAAACAGAGTACGCTCTCGATTGTGCCACGCCATGGCCTTGTCTGGAATTCCAACGAAGGAGGAACTATTCTCGGTGTCTTTATGTTCGAACAAAGACGATCGCGACGAGAGTATTGCCGGGTCGCCACCCCTCGCGATAGAATCGTTGAACGGCAAGGGATACGATTTGATAGTTGCTTTAAGCAATGGCCAAATTAGTCGGTTCCGTGGTGTATCAGGGAGTCGGGTGTGGCAGATCTCTGGTCGACGATTCGAAGACTTCCCCACCTGGGACGATACAACATTGGTCTCAATTGACCGCATTGAGGCAGAGTTTGCTCAACCAGCGACACGGCCGATTCTAATTGCTGGAGAGAACAGCATGGCACTTCTAGCTTCGCGCAAAGGAACCGTTCTAGCAACCGCCAGTTTCCCGCAGCCATCAATGCGAAAACCCCTTCTAATGGATTTTAATGGTGATGGGACAACCGACGTGATGGTGATGACCCAAGATGCTATATGGGGCTATCGGGTCGTCGTGAAGACTGGAACATCGATCCTCTTTCGGATTACAGTCGGTTTACTTTTGGTTGCGATGATGATGGCTGTGCTGCGTAATCGATTCAGTCCTCAACCGGGGAAACGTAGTACTGATGCGTAA
- a CDS encoding predicted protein, with protein sequence MFPINPNGDATKKGKPRGRKKKPRKWTKPDGMPKRPLSAYNLFFRHERRKLLDASSPSIEDNEETNAIVAESKIGFAVLARTIASKWRDLEENEKIPYVQQAEIEQERYKREVEEWQRLGLDPRQKNPEASNACNAELFIDNQHNLDSYRKPNASFSVQRHTSSHKANISPFNVPQSSRTSNSSTFSLQDLVQSSATPEFWEKEGRADLPSSQNKFATSVESALHQHQPYQFRQLHQEKDFFETVESSSYDQAYAPLQPFAASINKSPKTQKVKDTARGDNLAEGTEAFWSEATKNFALPSQVEDQKLPANDEYQTTHATQASLQQLQEKLSSEEISFLKKLG encoded by the coding sequence ATGTTTCCGATCAATCCAAATGGCGACGCCACGAAGAAAGGGAAACCTCGGGGTAGGAAAAAGAAGCCACGCAAGTGGACTAAACCTGATGGAATGCCCAAGCGTCCACTATCAGCATATAACCTATTCTTCAGGCACGAACGCAGGAAACTACTGGACGCTTCCTCACCAAGCATtgaagacaacgaagaaACCAACGCGATTGTAGCCGAAAGCAAGATTGGATTTGCTGTCTTAGCTCGAACGATTGCATCAAAGTGGCGAGATCttgaagaaaacgaaaagatcCCTTATGTCCAACAAGCTGAAATAGAGCAGGAACGCTACAAAAGAGAGGTCGAGGAATGGCAACGTCTCGGTTTGGACCCGAGACAGAAAAATCCGGAAGCCTCAAACGCTTGCAATGCTGAATTGTTTATAGACAACCAGCACAATCTCGACAGTTATAGAAAGCCAAATGCTTCGTTCTCCGTCCAGCGGCACACTTCTTCCCACAAGGCAAACATTTCTCCGTTCAATGTTCCACAGTCTAGTCGGACCTCCAATTCCAGCACCTTTTCTTTGCAAGACCTCGTTCAATCTTCCGCGACTCCCGAATTTTGGGAAAAAGAGGGAAGAGCTGATCTACCGAGCTCGCAAAACAAATTCGCTACATCTGTTGAGAGCGCTCTTCATCAACATCAACCTTATCAATTTCGCCAGCTACatcaagaaaaagatttcTTTGAAACAGTTGAATCTAGTAGTTATGATCAAGCGTATGCACCTCTACAACCTTTTGCGGCGTCCATCAACAAGTCGCCGAAAACTCAAAAAGTAAAGGATACAGCACGAGGAGACAACTTGGCTGAAGGGACGGAAGCATTCTGGTCAGAGGCGACCAAGAATTTTGCCTTGCCATCCCAGGTCGAAGATCAGAAACTCCCGGCAAATGACGAATATCAAACGACACATGCAACGCAAGCATCTCTCCAGCAACTGCAAGAAAAGTTGAGCAGCGAAGAAATATCCTTTCTGAAGAAGTTGGGTTGA